One genomic region from Onychostoma macrolepis isolate SWU-2019 chromosome 23, ASM1243209v1, whole genome shotgun sequence encodes:
- the si:ch73-160p18.3 gene encoding ice nucleation protein produces the protein MSPALSQLENLALTHCGVQPQPANESSSIPAGESSSHPVVESSPQPANESSSIPAGESSPLPAETSLQTANESSTIPVLVSSSRTAVESSSIPAGESSPLPAEETSPSLPMIVESSPQPANESSSIPAGESSSHPVVESSPQPANESSSIPAGESSPLPAETSLQTANESSTIPVLVSSSRTAVESSSIPAGESSPLPAEETSPQTANESSTIQVGESSSQTAVEFGSIPAGESSSHPVVESSPQPAKESSSIPAGESSSHPVVESSPQPANESSSIPAGESSSHPVVESSPQPANESSSIPAGESSSHPVVESSPQPANESSSIPPGESSPLPAEETSLQPANESSSIPAGESSSHPVVESSPQPANDSIPAGESSPLPAEETSPQTANESSTIPVGESSSHPVVESSPQPAKESSSIPAGESSSHPVVESSPQPANESSSIPAGESSSHPPQTANESSSIPAGESSPLPAEETSLQTANESSSIPAGESSSQTAEGSNANPAGESSSQTAEGSNAIPAGESSSQTAVEFSSIPAGEPSSQTAEGSNAIPAGESSSQTAEGSNAIPAGESSSQTAVESSSNPAGESSSHPVVESSPQPAKESSSIPAGESSSHPVVESSPQTANESSSIPPGESSPLPAEETRPQTANESSSIPAGESSPLPAEETSPQTAKESVPLPAAGSSSHLAEKSCAQPTKEPSPHSVAESGALPVGKSSPLPAEETRPQTANESSSIPAGESSSQTAEESNAIPAGESSSQTAVESSSNPAGESSSHPVVESSPQTANESSTIPVGESVSQTAEESNAIPAGESSSQTAVESSSNPAGESSSHPVVESSPQTANESSTIPVGESSSRTAVESSSIPAGESSPLPAEESSPQPANESSSIPPGESSPLPAEETRPQTANESSSIPAGESSSQTAEESNAIPAGESSSQTAEESNAIPAGESSSQTAVNPALTQLENLALTQFSQTAVESSSIPAGESSPLPAETSPQTANESSTIPVGESVSQTAEESNAIPAGESSSQTAVESSSNPAGESSSHPVVESSPQTANQSSTIPVGESSSRTAVESSSIPAGESSPLPAEESSPQPANESSTIPAGESSSQTAEESNAIPAGESSSQTAEESNAIPAGESSSQTAVESSSNPAGESSSHPVVESSPQTANESSTIPAGESSSQTAEESSSVPAGESSSQTAETSPRLPMSPVLSQLGESSSQTAVESSSIPAGESSSQTAETSPRLPMSPLIPAGESSSQTAVESSSIPAGESSSQTAETSPRLPMSPVISQLENLALRLQWNPALSQLENLALRLLRPAPRLPMSPVISQLENLALCLLRRPAPDCQRVQHYPTLSQLENLAQTAEESNAIPAGESSSQTAEESNAIPAGESSSQTAEESNAIPAGESSSHPVVESSPSLPMSPALPAGESNSQTAVESSSIPAGESSPLPAEETSPQTANESSTIPVGESSSQTAVESSSIPAGESSSQTAETSPQTANESSNIPVGESSSQTAVESSSIPAGESSPLPAETSPQTANESSTIPVGESSSQTAVESSSIPAGESSSQTAETSPQTANESSNIPVGESSSQTAVESSSIPAGESSSQTAEESNAIPAGESSSQTAEESNAIPAGESSSQTAEESNAIPAGESSSQTAEESSHPSWRI, from the exons ATGAGTCCAGCTCTgtcccagctggagaatctagctctcaCCCA TTGTGGAGTCCAGCCCCAGCCTGCCAATGAGTCCAGCTctatcccagctggagaatctagctctcaCCCAGTTGTGGAGTCCAGCCCCCAGCCTGCCAATGAGTCCAGCTctatcccagctggagaatctagccCTCTGCCTGCTGAGACCAGCCTCCAGACTGCCAATGAGTCCAGCACTATCCCAGTTTTAGTATCTAGTTCTCGGACTGCTGTGGAATCCAGCTCcatcccagctggagaatctagccCTCTGCCTGCTGAGGAGACCAGCCCCAGCCTGCCAATGA TTGTGGAGTCCAGCCCCCAGCCTGCCAATGAGTCCAGCTctatcccagctggagaatctagctctcaCCCAGTTGTGGAGTCCAGCCCCCAGCCTGCCAATGAGTCCAGCTctatcccagctggagaatctagccCTCTGCCTGCTGAGACCAGCCTCCAGACTGCCAATGAGTCCAGCACTATCCCAGTTTTAGTATCTAGTTCTCGGACTGCTGTGGAATCCAGCTCcatcccagctggagaatctagccCTCTGCCTGCTGAGGAGACCAGCCCCCAGACTGCCAATGAGTCCAGCACTATCCAAGTtggagaatctagctctcaGACTGCTGTGGAATTCGGCTctatcccagctggagaatctagctctcaCCCAGTTGTGGAGTCCAGCCCCCAGCCTGCCAAAGAGTCCAGCTctatcccagctggagaatctagctctcaCCCAGTTGTGGAGTCCAGCCCCCAGCCTGCCAATGAGTCCAGCTctatcccagctggagaatctagctctcaCCCAGTTGTGGAGTCCAGCCCCCAGCCTGCCAATGAGTCCAGCTctatcccagctggagaatctagctctcaCCCAGTTGTGGAGTCCAGCCCCCAGCCTGCCAATGAGTCCAGCTCTATCCCACCTGGAGAATCTAGCCCTCTGCCTGCTGAGGAGACCAGCCTCCAGCCTGCCAATGAGTCCAGCTctatcccagctggagaatctagctctcaCCCAGTTGTGGAGTCCAGCCCCCAGCCTGCCAATGA CTCcatcccagctggagaatctagccCTCTGCCTGCTGAGGAGACCAGCCCCCAGACTGCCAATGAGTCCAGCACTATCCCAGTtggagaatctagctctcaCCCAGTTGTGGAGTCCAGCCCCCAGCCTGCCAAAGAGTCCAGCTctatcccagctggagaatctagctctcaCCCAGTTGTGGAGTCCAGCCCCCAGCCTGCCAATGAGTCCAGCTctatcccagctggagaatctagctctcaCCCA ccTCAGACTGCCAATGAGTCCAGCTctatcccagctggagaatctagccCTCTGCCTGCTGAGGAGACCAGCCTCCAGACTGCCAATGAGTCCAGCTctatcccagctggagaatctagctctcaGACTGCTGAGGGATCTAATGCCAacccagctggagaatctagctctcaGACTGCTGAGGGATCTAATGCcatcccagctggagaatctagctctcaGACTGCTGTGGAATTCAGCTCTATCCCAGCTGGAGAACCTAGCTCTCAGACTGCTGAGGGATCTAATGCcatcccagctggagaatctagctctcaGACTGCTGAGGGATCTAATGCcatcccagctggagaatctagctctcaGACTGCTGTGGAATCCAGCTCTAacccagctggagaatctagctctcaCCCAGTTGTGGAGTCCAGCCCCCAGCCTGCCAAAGAGTCCAGCTctatcccagctggagaatctagctctcaCCCAGTTGTGGAGTCCAGCCCCCAGACTGCCAATGAGTCCAGCTCTATCCCACCTGGAGAATCTAGTCCTCTGCCTGCTGAGGAGACCAGACCCCAGACTGCCAATGAGTCCAGCTctatcccagctggagaatctagccCTCTGCCTGCTGAGGAGACCAGCCCCCAGACTGCCAAGGAGTCTGTTCCTCTCCCAGCTGCAGGTTCCAGCTCCCACCTTGCTGAGAAGTCATGTGCTCAACCCACCAAGGAGCCCAGTCCCCACTCAGTTGCCGAGTCTGGGGCTCTGCCTGTTGGGAAGTCTAGCCCTCTGCCTGCTGAGGAGACCAGACCCCAGACTGCCAATGAGTCCAGCTctatcccagctggagaatctagctctcaGACTGCTGAGGAATCTAATGCcatcccagctggagaatctagctctcaGACTGCTGTGGAATCCAGCTCTAacccagctggagaatctagctctcaCCCAGTTGTGGAGTCCAGCCCCCAGACTGCCAATGAGTCCAGCACTATCCCAGTTGGAGAATCTGTCTCTCAGACTGCTGAGGAATCTAATGCcatcccagctggagaatctagctctcaGACTGCTGTGGAATCCAGCTCTAacccagctggagaatctagctctcaCCCAGTTGTGGAGTCCAGCCCCCAGACTGCCAATGAGTCCAGCACTATCCCAGTTGGAGAATCTAGTTCTCGGACTGCTGTGGAATCCAGCTCAatcccagctggagaatctagccCTCTGCCTGCTGAGGAGTCCAGCCCCCAGCCTGCCAATGAGTCCAGCTCTATCCCACCTGGAGAATCTAGCCCTCTGCCTGCTGAGGAGACCAGACCCCAGACTGCCAATGAGTCCAGCTctatcccagctggagaatctagctctcaGACTGCTGAGGAATCTAATGCcatcccagctggagaatctagctctcaGACTGCTGAGGAATCTAATGCcatcccagctggagaatctagctctcaGACTGCTGTGAATCCAGCTCTAacccagctggagaatctagctctcaCCCAGTT CTCTCAGACTGCAGTGGAATCCAGCTctatcccagctggagaatctagccCTCTGCCTGCTGAGACCAGCCCCCAGACTGCCAATGAGTCCAGCACTATCCCAGTTGGAGAATCTGTCTCTCAGACTGCTGAGGAATCTAATGCcatcccagctggagaatctagctctcaGACTGCTGTGGAATCCAGCTCTAacccagctggagaatctagctctcaCCCAGTTGTGGAGTCCAGCCCCCAGACTGCCAATCAGTCCAGCACTATCCCAGTTGGAGAATCTAGTTCTCGGACTGCTGTGGAATCCAGCTCAatcccagctggagaatctagccCTCTGCCTGCTGAGGAGTCCAGCCCCCAGCCTGCCAATGAGTCCAGTACTATCCCAGCTGGCGAATCTAGCTCTCAGACTGCTGAGGAATCTAATGCcatcccagctggagaatctagctctcaGACTGCTGAGGAATCTAATGCcatcccagctggagaatctagctctcaGACTGCTGTGGAATCCAGCTCTAacccagctggagaatctagctctcaCCCAGTTGTGGAGTCCAGCCCCCAGACTGCCAATGAGTCCAGCActatcccagctggagaatctagtTCTCAGACTGCTGAGGAATCCAGCTCTgtcccagctggagaatctagctctcaGACTGCTGAGACCAGCCCCAGACTGCCAATGAGTCCAGTACTATCCCAGCTtggagaatctagctctcaGACTGCAGTGGAATCCAGCTctatcccagctggagaatctagctctcaGACTGCTGAGACCAGCCCCAGACTGCCAATGAGTCCA CTcatcccagctggagaatctagctctcaGACTGCTGTGGAATCCAGCTctatcccagctggagaatctagctctcaGACTGCTGAGACCAGCCCCAGACTGCCAATGAGTCCAGTAATATCCCAGTtggagaatctagctctcaGACTGCAGTGGAATCCAGCTctatcccagctggagaatctagctctcaGACTGCTGAGACCAGCCCCCAGACTGCCAATGAGTCCAGTAATATCCCAGTTGGAGAATCTAGCCCTCTGCCTGCTGAGGAGACCAGCCCCAGACTGCCAAAGAGTCCAGCACTATCCCA CTctatcccagctggagaatctagctcAGACTGCTGAGGAATCCAATGCcatcccagctggagaatctagctctcaGACTGCTGAGGAATCTAATGCcatcccagctggagaatctagctctcaGACTGCTGAGGAATCTAATGCcatcccagctggagaatctagctctcaCCCAGTTGTGGAGTCCAGCCCCAGCCTGCCAATGAGTCCAGCTctcccagctggagaatctaaTTCTCAGACTGCTGTGGAATCCAGCTctatcccagctggagaatctagccCTCTGCCTGCTGAGGAGACCAGCCCCCAGACTGCCAATGAGTCCAGTACTATCCCAGTtggagaatctagctctcaGACTGCAGTGGAATCCAGCTctatcccagctggagaatctagctctcaGACTGCTGAGACCAGCCCCCAGACTGCCAATGAGTCCAGTAATATCCCAGTtggagaatctagctctcaGACTGCTGTGGAATCCAGCTctatcccagctggagaatctagccCTCTGCCTGCTGAGACCAGCCCCCAGACTGCCAATGAGTCCAGTACTATCCCAGTtggagaatctagctctcaGACTGCAGTGGAATCCAGCTctatcccagctggagaatctagctctcaGACTGCTGAGACCAGCCCCCAGACTGCCAATGAGTCCAGTAATATCCCAGTtggagaatctagctctcaGACTGCTGTGGAATCCAGCTctatcccagctggagaatctagctctcaGACTGCTGAGGAATCTAATGCcatcccagctggagaatctagctctcaGACTGCTGAGGAATCTAATGCcatcccagctggagaatctagctctcaGACTGCTGAGGAATCTAATGCcatcccagctggagaatctagctctcaGACTGCTGAGGAATCCAGCcatcccagctggagaatctag
- the LOC131531474 gene encoding ice nucleation protein InaA-like, producing the protein MSPALSQLENLALNQLWSPAPSLPKSPALSHLENLALCLLRRPASRLPMSPALSQLENLALTQLWSPAPRLPMSPALSQLENLALTQLWSPAPSLPKSPALSHLENLALCLLRRPAPSLPKSPALSQLENLALTQLWSPAPSLPMSPALSQLENLALNQLWSPAHSLPKSPALSHLENLALCLLRRPASRLPMSPALSQLENLALTQLWSPAPRLPMSPALSQLENLVLTQLWSPAPACQESSSIPPGESSPLPAEETRPQPANESSSIPAGDSSSHPVVESSPQTANESSSIPAGESSSHPVVESSPQPAKESSSIPPGESSPLPAEETRPQTANESSSLPAGESSSHPVVESSSIPPGESSPLPAEETSPQTAKESVPLPAAGSSSHLAEKSCAQPTKEPSPHSVAESGALPVGKSSSLPTEVDVIKPFESSSIPAGESSLLPAETSPQTANESSTIPVGESSSQTAVESSSNPAGESSSHPVVESSPQPANESSAIPVGESSPLPAEETSPQTANESSNIPVGESSSQTAVESSSIPAGESSSQTAEESNAIPAGESSSQTAEESNAIPAGESSSQTAEESNAIPAGESSSHPVVESSPQPANESSSLPVGESNSRTAVESSSIPAGESSPLPAETSPQTANESSTIPVGESSSQTAVESSSIPAGESSSQTAETSPQTANESSNIPVGESSSQTAVESSSIPAVESSPLPAETSPQTANESSTIPVGESSSQTAVESSSIPAGESSSQTAEESNAIPAGESSSQTAEESNAIPAGESSSQTAEESNAIPAGESSSQTAVESSSIPAGESSSQTAVEFSSIPAGESSSQTANESSSIPAGESSSQTAVESSSIPAGGSSSRPAGESSPLPIEQSGTLPAEVVGKMLTDSSPQPTVESSPQKVAESSTLPSTSGGQAD; encoded by the coding sequence ATGAGTCCAGCTctatcccagctggagaatctagctctcaACCAGTTGTGGAGTCCAGCCCCCAGCCTGCCAAAGAGTCCAGCTCTATCCCACCTGGAGAATCTAGCCCTCTGCCTGCTGAGGAGACCAGCCTCCAGACTGCCAATGAGTCCAGCTctatcccagctggagaatctagctctcaCCCAGTTGTGGAGTCCAGCCCCCAGACTGCCAATGAGTCCAGCTctatcccagctggagaatctagctctcaCCCAGTTGTGGAGTCCAGCCCCCAGCCTGCCAAAGAGTCCAGCTCTATCCCACCTGGAGAATCTAGCCCTCTGCCTGCTCAGGAGACCAGCCCCCAGCCTGCCAAAGAGTCCAGCTctatcccagctggagaatctcGCTCTCACCCAGTTGTGGAGTCCAGCCCCCAGCCTGCCAATGAGTCCAGCTctatcccagctggagaatctagctctcaACCAGTTGTGGAGTCCAGCCCACAGCCTGCCAAAGAGTCCAGCTCTATCCCACCTGGAGAATCTAGCCCTCTGCCTGCTGAGGAGACCAGCCTCCAGACTGCCAATGAGTCCAGCTctatcccagctggagaatctagctctcaCCCAGTTGTGGAGTCCAGCCCCCAGACTGCCAATGAGTCCAGCTctatcccagctggagaatctagtTCTCACCCAGTTGTGGAGTCCAGCCCCAGCCTGCCAAGAGTCCAGCTCTATCCCACCTGGAGAATCTAGCCCTCTGCCTGCTGAGGAGACCAGACCCCAGCCTGCCAATGAGTCCAGCTCTATCCCAGCTGGAGACTCTAGCTCTCACCCAGTTGTGGAGTCCAGCCCCCAGACTGCCAATGAGTCCAGCTctatcccagctggagaatctagctctcaCCCAGTTGTGGAGTCCAGCCCCCAGCCTGCCAAAGAGTCCAGCTCTATCCCACCTGGAGAATCTAGCCCTCTGCCTGCTGAGGAGACCAGACCCCAGACTGCCAATGAGTCCAGCTCTctcccagctggagaatctagctctcaCCCAGTTGTGGAGTCCAGCTCTATCCCACCTGGAGAATCTAGCCCTCTGCCTGCTGAGGAGACCAGCCCCCAGACTGCCAAGGAGTCTGTTCCTCTCCCAGCTGCAGGTTCCAGCTCCCACCTTGCTGAGAAGTCATGTGCTCAACCCACCAAGGAGCCCAGTCCCCACTCAGTTGCCGAGTCTGGGGCTCTGCCTGTTGGGAAGTCTAGCAGTCTGCCTACTGAGGTTGATGTGATAAAGCCATTTGAGTCCAGCTctatcccagctggagaatctagccTTCTGCCTGCTGAGACCAGCCCCCAGACTGCCAATGAGTCCAGTACTATCCCAGTtggagaatctagctctcaGACTGCTGTGGAATCCAGCTCTAacccagctggagaatctagctctcaCCCAGTTGTGGAGTCTAGCCCCCAGCCTGCCAATGAGTCCAGCGCTATCCCAGTTGGAGAATCTAGCCCTCTGCCTGCTGAGGAGACCAGCCCCCAGACTGCCAATGAGTCCAGTAATATCCCAGTtggagaatctagctctcaGACTGCTGTGGAATCCAGCTctatcccagctggagaatctagctctcaGACTGCTGAGGAATCTAATGCcatcccagctggagaatctagctctcaGACTGCTGAGGAATCTAATGCcatcccagctggagaatctagctctcaGACTGCTGAGGAATCTAATGCcatcccagctggagaatctagctctcaCCCAGTTGTGGAGTCCAGCCCCCAGCCTGCCAATGAGTCCAGCTCTCTCCCAGTTGGAGAATCTAATTCTCGGACTGCTGTGGAATCCAGCTctatcccagctggagaatctagccCTCTGCCTGCTGAGACCAGCCCCCAGACTGCCAATGAGTCCAGTACTATCCCAGTtggagaatctagctctcaGACTGCTGTGGAATCCAGCTctatcccagctggagaatctagctctcaGACTGCTGAGACCAGCCCCCAGACTGCCAATGAGTCCAGTAATATCCCAGTtggagaatctagctctcaGACTGCAGTGGAATCCAGCTCTATCCCAGCTGTCGAATCTAGCCCTCTGCCTGCTGAGACCAGCCCCCAGACTGCCAATGAGTCCAGTACTATCCCAGTtggagaatctagctctcaGACTGCTGTGGAATCCAGCTctatcccagctggagaatctagctctcaGACTGCTGAGGAATCTAATGCcatcccagctggagaatctagctctcaGACTGCTGAGGAATCTAATGCcatcccagctggagaatctagctctcaGACTGCTGAGGAATCTAATGCcatcccagctggagaatctagctctcaGACTGCTGTGGAATCCAGCTctatcccagctggagaatctagtTCTCAGACTGCTGTGGAATTCAGCTctatcccagctggagaatctagctctcagactgccaatgagtccagctctatcccagctggagaatctagtTCTCAGACTGCTGTGGAATCCAGCTCTATCCCAGCTGGAGGATCTAGCTCTCGTCCTGCTGGGGAGTCCAGCCCTCTCCCCATTGAGCAGTCAGGCACTTTGCCTGCTGAAGTTGTTGGGAAGATGCTGACTGACTCCAGTCCCCAACCTACTGTGGAGTCCAGCCCTCAGAAAGTTGCTGAATCGAGCACTCTCCCATCAACCTCGGGGGGGCAAGCTGACTGA
- the LOC131532710 gene encoding mucin-4: MAVSNLMFLVFLFYKLVLNGFASPIGYPLYQTASKQVHLEKKDGPLSCPYASQNPNPPVVAKCNLNVLLSLQNASGLVIQKGIDVRNLPAESSPLPAQETSPQTAKESSSIPAGKSSSHPVVESSPQPANESSSIPAGESSSHPVVESSPQPANESSSIPAGESSSHPVVESSPQPANESSSIPAGESSSHPVVESSPQPANESSSIPAGESSSHPVVESSPQPANESSSIPAGESSPLPAETSLQTANESSTIPVLVSSSRTAVESSSIPAGESSPLPAEETSPQPANESSSIPAGESSSHPVVESSPQPANESSSIPAGESSSHPVVESSPQPANESSSIPAGESSSHPVVESSPLPGKESSAIPAAESSPQAANESSSIPAGESSPLPAEETSLQTANESSTVPVGESSSQTAVESSSNPAGESSSHPVVESSPQPANESSSIPAGESSFWTAVESSSIPAGESSSQTAVESNAIPAGESSSQIAVESNAIPAGESSSQTAEESSSIPAAESSPQAANESSTIPVGESSSHPVVESSPQPAKESSVIPAAESSPQPANESSSIPAGESSAHPVVESSPQPANESSSIPAGESSSQTAEESTSIPAGESSSQTAVESSSIPAGESSSHPVVESSPLPAKESSAIPAAESSPQPANESSSIPAGESSSHPVVESSPLPGKESSSIPAGESSPLPAETSLQTANESSTIPVLVSSSQTAVESSHPSWRI, translated from the exons ATGGCTGTTTCAAATCTTATGTTTTTGGTGTTCTTGTTTTACAAATTGGTGCTCAATG GATTTGCCTCTCCAATTGGGTATCCGTTATACCAGACTGCTAGTAAGCAAGTGCACTTGGAGAAGAAAG ATGGCCCCTTGTCCTGTCCTTATGCAAGCCAAAATCCAAACCCGCCAGTGGTAGCAAAGTGTAACTTGAATGTTCTGCTGTCTTTGCAGAATGCATCTGGGCTAGTTATCCAAAAGG GAATCGACGTGAGAAATCTGCCTGCAGAGTCCAGCCCTCTGCCTGCTCAGGAGACCAGCCCCCAGACTGCCAAAGAGTCCAGCTCTATCCCAGCTGGAAAATCTAGCTCTCACCCAGTTGTGGAGTCCAGCCCCCAGCCTGCCAATGAGTCCAGCTctatcccagctggagaatctagctctcaCCCAGTTGTGGAGTCCAGCCCCCAGCCTGCCAATGAGTCCAGCTctatcccagctggagaatctagctctcaCCCAGTTGTGGAGTCCAGCCCCCAGCCTGCCAATGAGTCCAGCTctatcccagctggagaatctagctctcaCCCAGTTGTGGAGTCCAGCCCCCAGCCTGCCAATGAGTCCAGCTctatcccagctggagaatctagctctcaCCCAGTTGTGGAGTCCAGCCCCCAGCCTGCCAATGAGTCCAGCTctatcccagctggagaatctagccCTCTGCCTGCTGAGACCAGCCTCCAGACTGCCAATGAGTCCAGCACTATCCCAGTTTTAGTATCTAGTTCTCGGACTGCTGTGGAATCCAGCTCcatcccagctggagaatctagccCTCTGCCTGCTGAGGAGACCAGCCCCCAGCCTGCCAATGAGTCCAGCTctatcccagctggagaatctagctctcaCCCAGTTGTGGAGTCCAGCCCCCAGCCTGCCAATGAGTCCAGCTctatcccagctggagaatctagctctcaCCCAGTTGTGGAGTCCAGCCCCCAGCCTGCCAATGAGTCCAGCTctatcccagctggagaatctagctctcaCCCAGTTGTGGAGTCCAGCCCCCTGCCTGGCAAGGAATCCAGTGCTATCCCAGCTGCAGAGTCCAGCCCCCAGGCTGCCAATGAGTCCAGCTctatcccagctggagaatctagccCTCTGCCTGCTGAGGAGACCAGCCTCCAGACTGCCAATGAGTCCAGCACTGTCCCAGTtggagaatctagctctcaGACTGCTGTGGAATCCAGCTCTAacccagctggagaatctagctctcaCCCAGTTGTGGAGTCCAGCCCCCAGCCTGCCAATGAGTCCAGCTctatcccagctggagaatctagtTTTTGGACTGCTGTGGAATCCAGCTctatcccagctggagaatctagctctcaGACTGCTGTGGAATCCAATGCCATCCCAGCCGGAGAATCTAGCTCTCAGATTGCTGTGGAATCCAATGCcatcccagctggagaatctagctctcaGACTGCTGAGGAATCCAGCTCTATCCCAGCTGCAGAGTCCAGCCCCCAGGCTGCCAATGAGTCCAGCACTATCCCAGTtggagaatctagctctcaCCCAGTTGTGGAGTCCAGCCCCCAGCCTGCCAAGGAATCCAGTGTTATCCCAGCTGCAGAGTCCAGCCCCCAGCCTGCCAATGAGTCCAGCTctatcccagctggagaatctagcGCTCACCCAGTTGTGGAGTCCAGCCCCCAGCCTGCCAATGAGTCCAGCTctatcccagctggagaatctagtTCTCAGACTGCTGAGGAATCCACCTctatcccagctggagaatctagctctcaGACTGCTGTGGAATCCAGCTCTATCCCAGCTGGGGAATCTAGCTCTCACCCAGTTGTGGAGTCCAGCCCCCTGCCTGCCAAGGAATCCAGTGCTATCCCAGCTGCAGAGTCCAGCCCCCAGCCTGCCAATGAGTCCAGCTctatcccagctggagaatctagctctcaCCCAGTTGTGGAGTCCAGCCCCCTGCCTGGCAAGGAATCCAGCTctatcccagctggagaatctagccCTCTGCCTGCTGAGACCAGCCTCCAGACTGCCAATGAGTCCAGCACTATCCCAGTTTTAGTATCTAGTTCTCAGACTGCTGTGGAATCCAGCcatcccagctggagaatctag